The Gammaproteobacteria bacterium DNA window CATTGCGCAGCCTAAATGCATGCTTACGTCACCATCGATAATTACTTCACCTTGGGTCATGCCAGCGCCGAGGTATTTAACGTTTGAAGTATCCCCTTCAACGTGAATAGTGTCGTGTCCTTTACCTTTAACTGTAAAGAAATCACCTAATCGAGCAGTTTCATTGCCATGAATGACTTCAAGGTGTTCAACACCGGATTGTGATAAATGTTTAACCGTATCTGGATTAATGCACTGTGCTTCTAAAGGAACATTGGTACGAGTACGTAATGTAAGTTTTATGCTCATTACATTAACCCTCTAATATTTTGTTTAAATGAAAATGATATTTGCCAAGATCACCGCCATAATTTCCTGCAGATATTAACGTAGCGCCTTTTTCTGCAGCAGTGTGCATTCCGCGCTTCATGGCTTCAGCGACTGATTCTTCATCTAGACCATCGACAACAATCTCATAAACAGCTTCAATACCATCGGGGATTTGAGTTTTGGGTGCAAAGCCACGCAGAGTAGGGCAGTACTCATCATTGGTCGATGCTATCAAGCCTTTATATTTTGACCCTACTTTACTGCCTGATCTAACAACACCTTGTGGAAATGGAAGAAAAACACCTGAGATTTCTTTCATCGCATCGGCTGCGGCTAACGATGCGCGTAAAGTTGTTGAACGGTTGGGCCCATATATTAATAAATTACCTCCGCCCACTGCAGGTTGAACACCAAAAGAATCATCGACAACAAATTCTCCCTCCATGACTGGAATGCGCCAAAGTTTTCTATCGCCCACTTTTTTGGAGATTTGGTAGCCATCACCAAAATAGCGTAAACGTCCGCCAACAGGGACAGTGTCTTCCGAAGGTATTCCGTTATAACAAGCGGTGGTAGGACAGGTCATGACACATTGGCCAATTCGGTCCACTAAACGTGCGCTCATATTGTCTTTTGCCATGGTGAAAAGAAGCACGCTAATACCAGGTCTCCCATCGGGAGTGTCTTCTCTTGCAATTTCACATTCAACCGCAGCTTCACATTTACATCGAATTACAGATGTTGCGAATCCTGTCATTGATTGAGCTGCAGCTCGCGCCCATCCTAATGTGTCAGCAGTAATGATGACGCGGGAACCCCACATTTCAAAAGCTTCAGCAAACGTATCAACAATTTCTGTTTTTTTTATCTTCATGATTTTTGCGCGGGTATAAATTCATGGTCATGTAGGTACGCGTCACTTACCGCGTAGTTATCAAATCGAATTGAATAATAATCATCAAAGAACGGGCGGATAATGTCTTCAATTGCGGGGTCATATTCTTGAGTCGAGTGTAAAGTTTTGCCATAAAAATCAGTGGTAAATTCATAATCGGCAATGACGGCATGTCCTGATTTGATTACATAGCGCGGTGCGTTGAACATTAACTCTTTATCGTCTTGCTCGTCGTAGATAGTAATATCTGCGTCAGCACCTATACCTAGGTGCCCTTTATTTTTTAAGCCCAAACATTTTGCAGGTCCTGCGCGAGTTATGATGGCGATTTCGCTAAGTGTATATTCTCGGTCAAGCTCTCCGAGGAATGTTTTTGCCATTGCTTTTTGGTTTACGCGTTTCATTTCTTCATCACGGAAACTTTTATCCATAAGCAATTTTATTAACTTCGGATAACTCATAAATGATCCACCATTTGGATGGTCAGTCGATAATACAACCCGCCAAGGATCTTTTGATAATAAAAATATTTCTAGGCCAATCGCCCATTGCAATGCGTGCGTGTAAATATTTTCTTGGTAATTGAAAGGTGCGATACCGCAGCCCGATTCACATTCGGTGTCTACATTGACCCACTTAGCATGGGTATAACCTTTAAGCATGTAAGCGAGTGGCGCGTCTGCTGTCATAATTGTTGATTTACCAAACATGACCTGTCCGACATCACAAGAGATATTAGGGTGATCATTAATGTATTCGATGATCTCTCTACCTGCAGATAAAGGATTTTTGCCTACTTCGCCGGCGTAACTATTAAATTGGATATGAGCAATATGTACACGTCGATCACCAGCTGTTTTCATTGTTTCTATGGTTGTTTCAAAATTACCACTATGGCCTAAATTGTTACAATGAACATGAGGAGGGTGTGGCAAACCTAATTCACTAGCCACATCAATAAACGTATCGATAATTGTGCGCGGAGAAATTTCAAATTCATCGCTCTTTTCGTCAATATCTTTGACGTTTGAATTCTTTCTACCTTTCCATGGTTCGTCGCCACCAGGGTTCACCAGTTTGCAGGTGTAACCTTTAGAAGCATGTAACCACCATGCTACCGCTTGAGTAAGTTCTTCTTTTCGTCCTTCTTTGATTAAATTCTGTAAGAAAATATTGTTGCCTAACAGAATGTAATAGCCTTTATCAATTACGGGGGTGTCATGTAATTCTTCTAGTACATGGCGTGCAGCTAAAGGCGGGACAGCTGCATCAAAGGCGGTTGTGTAACCCAGAGTTGCGTACCGATAACCTGTTGCAAAAGTTGAAGGCACAATTCCTCCTGTACCTGAGCGTGTGTGTTCTGTCGCGGGATGTGGATCTAGACGATGGTCTTCAGGTTGAAGTTTGCGCGCCAGATTAACTTTAGGGCCAGCAATATGACAGTGAATGTCAACGCCACCTGGCATGACAATATTGCCATGAGCATTGATTACAGTGGCACTATCGCTGACGGAGTCAACGATGCGACCATCTTTGACGCAAATATCGCGAACCTCTCCATCAATATTATTAGCAGGATCATAGACCTTGCCATTCGCAATACGAAGCTCGTTTGTCATTACTACACCCTGATTATTTTATAGTTATAGCGAGCGTTGTTAACTTGGTTTTATTTTAAGCGCTTGCTCCTGATTGAATGTTCCTTTTCTCTTTTACGAGTTCGTGAACCCGTTTCCTTATTCCTACTAGAATCTCCTGGTCCGATGGGAAAGGAGACTCAAATGCTGGACGTAATGTAATAGGTACATCGTCCATGCGATAAACTGTTCCGGTGGTGTTGATGCCATAAGTTGAAGTTGCAAACGCAACATGGGCAAGCTTACTTGTGACTGTTTGCTTGGTATCAAGTGAAATGATCGGAATGCGGTGCATATGATCAATCGCAGCTTTTGGAAAGTTAGACGCCGGGTCGCTGGCAATAATCATGGCAGCATCAGCATCGCCTCGCGATAAAACATCAACAGTGGTGAATTCGCCAGGGTTAAAGCGGGGGAAGCCATGACTAAAATTAACACCAAAAGGATAACCAGTTTGCCATGAGACAACGTTGTCTGCACCGGTAACGTTTCCGTGGCCACGTACTGGTTTTGCGACAAAGTGGGTGAATTCATTCAAGTCTGATGCTAAAGAAAGTAGAGCACCCGAGTTGAAGTGACGACCTCGCGTCATGGTTAACCCCATGCCAAAAAACAAAACACCAAAACGACAGTTTTTCATTCTGTCGACAAGCTCTTCGATTGTTTGCAAAGAAACGCCAGTGATTTTTTCTATGTCTTTACTGACTTTTTTGCCTTTAACTAAAGCACGCAATGCCCACAGTAGTTCAAAATCTTTACCTGGCTTGGGTTGAATGAACTGGTCACAAACACCTGCGCTTTTTGTTTTTCTAACGTCGACCATAACTATGTGTCGATCTTTTTTGCCATTAGGAACAAACATGCCTTTAGGCATCACTGAATAACGACCAAAATGACGCGGGTGACTTTCGGCAGGATTACCACCCCAATAAATGACTAAATCAGCTCTGTTTTTTACCTCACCTAGAGTCATTGTACTTTCACCAACGCCCTGAAAAGCCATACCTGAAGGGCCATGACAAACAGAAGTGGTGGTATCGATACAGCCCTTGATTAGATCAGTTATTGCTACAGCTTCTTTCTGTGCTTCACAGGTTGTGTCGCTAAGACCATAGGTAATAGGGAATTTAGCTTTTGTCAGTGTCTGAGCAGCTTCTTC harbors:
- the fhcD gene encoding formylmethanofuran--tetrahydromethanopterin N-formyltransferase — protein: MKIKKTEIVDTFAEAFEMWGSRVIITADTLGWARAAAQSMTGFATSVIRCKCEAAVECEIAREDTPDGRPGISVLLFTMAKDNMSARLVDRIGQCVMTCPTTACYNGIPSEDTVPVGGRLRYFGDGYQISKKVGDRKLWRIPVMEGEFVVDDSFGVQPAVGGGNLLIYGPNRSTTLRASLAAADAMKEISGVFLPFPQGVVRSGSKVGSKYKGLIASTNDEYCPTLRGFAPKTQIPDGIEAVYEIVVDGLDEESVAEAMKRGMHTAAEKGATLISAGNYGGDLGKYHFHLNKILEG
- a CDS encoding formylmethanofuran dehydrogenase subunit A; this translates as MTNELRIANGKVYDPANNIDGEVRDICVKDGRIVDSVSDSATVINAHGNIVMPGGVDIHCHIAGPKVNLARKLQPEDHRLDPHPATEHTRSGTGGIVPSTFATGYRYATLGYTTAFDAAVPPLAARHVLEELHDTPVIDKGYYILLGNNIFLQNLIKEGRKEELTQAVAWWLHASKGYTCKLVNPGGDEPWKGRKNSNVKDIDEKSDEFEISPRTIIDTFIDVASELGLPHPPHVHCNNLGHSGNFETTIETMKTAGDRRVHIAHIQFNSYAGEVGKNPLSAGREIIEYINDHPNISCDVGQVMFGKSTIMTADAPLAYMLKGYTHAKWVNVDTECESGCGIAPFNYQENIYTHALQWAIGLEIFLLSKDPWRVVLSTDHPNGGSFMSYPKLIKLLMDKSFRDEEMKRVNQKAMAKTFLGELDREYTLSEIAIITRAGPAKCLGLKNKGHLGIGADADITIYDEQDDKELMFNAPRYVIKSGHAVIADYEFTTDFYGKTLHSTQEYDPAIEDIIRPFFDDYYSIRFDNYAVSDAYLHDHEFIPAQKS
- a CDS encoding formylmethanofuran dehydrogenase subunit B, which codes for MSENIKTVESATCTFCGCVCDDMDLTIDMDEKKITKAKNACILGKAWFFEHTIDHDRPKAMIDGKEVPVEDAIEEAAQTLTKAKFPITYGLSDTTCEAQKEAVAITDLIKGCIDTTTSVCHGPSGMAFQGVGESTMTLGEVKNRADLVIYWGGNPAESHPRHFGRYSVMPKGMFVPNGKKDRHIVMVDVRKTKSAGVCDQFIQPKPGKDFELLWALRALVKGKKVSKDIEKITGVSLQTIEELVDRMKNCRFGVLFFGMGLTMTRGRHFNSGALLSLASDLNEFTHFVAKPVRGHGNVTGADNVVSWQTGYPFGVNFSHGFPRFNPGEFTTVDVLSRGDADAAMIIASDPASNFPKAAIDHMHRIPIISLDTKQTVTSKLAHVAFATSTYGINTTGTVYRMDDVPITLRPAFESPFPSDQEILVGIRKRVHELVKEKRNIQSGASA